The following coding sequences lie in one Pseudorasbora parva isolate DD20220531a chromosome 18, ASM2467924v1, whole genome shotgun sequence genomic window:
- the LOC137046110 gene encoding uncharacterized protein, which translates to MKTEMEDLGLWPGSRPVRHPMNMISLWRYPPQPELIDAIYELPSPKYFQLHPFFIWKPEHSIMERVRNNYTLPCLYGCPNPHVVSSGVGRPRVIIGTNSQYYILASRLSCKVCKKYWFADKPQWMDMLPSRFCNILPAFLTHKKAICKTVMDELRRTAKSPNDMANQLNEALHLRYERAHLAYLSTVKNVLDGDSGLYGQQTITGALRATNTPAPFGGYSDVVGWCGVTVSPHYLVDCLIQEYHRQESTLNLLLQGTFGQVLRADHTRKLARKVVLASGTMSSYAVMNENWMILSWVMLQSESDKSLQPMYEGLSRRYIFAGLPKANYQWVDRDCCAAFRIPNPEPQEHLLWDSWSTTEAIVTVATSGHIINTCSSRAEYNSDINIKLDLFHCMRRFSRECVSEHHPLHSAFCKFLSAAFSVVDQTDLQRLKQAYVFCGIVPANPTKQHIREHCRTRVPHPTELLERVESVLQRFFLECDPDGVPLFKPSMLKVWRIQRVHILRGCLSDPEVAEGILYRHGGTVQLNHVKGEAAAVPVWIPVRGTSQQEGFHFHQARWVTGTQVSTELFQAQGMIGVARWNFQRLVDLKQPEVKLPAVFDPVLIMELNKLSDVVTGQAKYPALLVSQTDTRERFGLQYLEPGCRPVPLDWDKHKSQKVHVAGEGERQSSELSALSESFPPDDPPEEVREEHFAQDDIFGVAPLGSKTMIQPGQPTNVKDEITPPLPFTPSPRAARTGSIKAGGLLFVLDHVRWTQPMRDCIDGLLVKYHGQKDLLIQVDAEYAALVQAASRDPNSLLHPTTKQHISRYVKHLAKMTNTSSSLNTSPEKLLETQQLWHHLTEGSETVSVPVLTLQPAPVNPPSNKPQESPLTKGEIEEMVKELVEKQQQKQLQQQPATKRTRNCLACGQPKSRYLGDGSSIHFFYQSGTVKYFYCSTKVYQLYAAEGLTNPRMPFADFAELPFFNRELEAVKQRSAEARQVMEERGKRKALEQHPTGRLCRFCHKPLKQGPESPHTHTGFPGVAGKYVYCPAKVFSLYRTEGMPHEMTWGEFCQSSFYEAERKRWAAEKGK; encoded by the exons ATGAAAACTGAAATGGAAGACTTGGGACTGTGGCCAGGATCTAGACCGGTGAGACATCCAATGAACATGATCTCCTTGTGGCGTTACCCACCTCAGCCTGAGCTTATTGATGCTATCTATGAGCTCCCATCACCAAAATACTTTCAACTTCATCCATTCTTCATTTGGAAACCAGAGCACAGCATTATGGAAAGAGTCCGCAACAACTACACTCTGCCATGCCTGTACGGCTGTCCGAATCCCCACGTTGTCTCGTCAGGTGTTGGACGACCCCGTGTCATTATTGGTACGAACAGCCAATACTACATACTTGCCTCTCGGCTCAGCTGTAAAGTTTGTAAAAAGTACTGGTTTGCAGACAAACCCCAATGGATGGACATGCTGCCAAGTCGTTTCTGCAACATTTTGCCAGCTTTTCTAACCCACAAGAAGGCCATATGTAAGACTGTGATGGATGAGTTGCGGCGCACAGCAAAGTCTCCCAACGATATGGCTAATCAGTTGAATGAGGCTCTCCACCTCAGGTATGAGCGTGCACACCTGGCTTACCTGTCCACTGTTAAAAATGTGCTGGATGGAGACAGTGGACTTTATGGTCAGCAGACCATCACAGGAGCACTAAGAGCAACAAACACTCCTGCTCCATTTGGTGGGTATAGTGATGTGGTCGGCTGGTGCGGAGTAACAGTCTCACCCCACTACTTGGTTGACTGCCTCATTCAGGAGTACCATAGGCAAGAGAGCACACTCAATctgctcctccaaggcacgttTGGACAAGTATTAAGGGCTGACCATACCCGCAAGCTGGCCCGGAAGGTTGTGCTTGCATCAGGTACTATGTCATCCTATGCCGTCATGAATGAAAACTGGATGATCTTGTCCTGGGTGATGCTGCAGTCTGAAAGTGACAAATCCCTGCAGCCAATGTATGAGGGGCTGTCTCGTCGCTACATTTTTGCTGGACTGCCAAAAGCCAACTACCAGTGGGTTGACAG AGATTGCTGTGCTGCCTTCAGGATCCCAAACCCTGAGCCACAGGAGCACCTCCTTTGGGATTCTTGGTCGACCACTGAGGCTATAGTGACTGTGGCAACCTCTGGGCATATAATCAACACCTGTTCCTCCCGCGCAGAATACAACAGCGACATCAACATCAAGCTGGACTTGTTCCACTGCATGCGGCGATTCTccagagagtgtgtgtcagaGCACCATCCACTGCACAGTGCTTTCTGTAAGTTTCTGTCAGCAGCTTTCAGTGTTGTGGACCAGACGGACCTACAGAGACTGAAGCAGGCGTATGTCTTCTGTGGGATAGTGCCTGCAAATCCAACAAAGCAGCACATCAGGGAGCACTGCCGCACCAGGGTCCCACACCCCACAGAGCTGCTGGAGAGAGTGGAGAGCGTTctgcaaagattttttttagaatGTGATCCTGATGGTGTGCCACTGTTCAAACCATCAATGTTGAAGGTGTGGAGGATTCAGAGAGTCCACATCCTCAGAGGCTGCCTGAGTGACCCAGAGGTTGCAGAGGGGATCCTCTATAGGCATGGTGGAACGGTCCAGCTGAACCATGTGAAGGGagaggcagcagctgtaccggTTTGGATCCCTGTGAGAGGCACCTCTCAGCAGGAGGGGTTCCATTTCCATCAGGCAAGATGGGTCACCGGCACTCAGGTATCCACAGAACTTTTCCAGGCGCAGGGCATGATTGGAGTGGCTCGTTGGAATTTCCAGCGCCTTGTGGACCTGAAGCAGCCTGAAGTGAAGCTGCCTGCAGTTTTTGATCCAGTGCTGATCATGGAACTAAACAAGCTTTCAGACGTGGTGACGGGTCAAGCCAAGTACCCTGCTTTACTTGTCTCACAGACAGACACCAGAGAAAGGTTTGGACTGCAGTATCTGGAGCCTGGTTGTCGTCCTGTACCCCTGGACTGGGACAAGCACAAGTCCCAAAAGGTACATGTTGCAGGGGAGGGAGAGCGTCAGTCCTCAGAGCTGTCTGCACTCAGTGAGAGTTTCCCACCTGATGACCCACCCGAGGAGGTCAGGGAGGAACACTTTGCTCAG GATGACATCTTTGGTGTGGCTCCTCTTGGCTCAAAAACAATGATCCAGCCTGGACAGCCCACCAATGTAAAAG ATGAGATAACACCACCACTGCCCTTTACTCCCTCTCCACGTGCTGCTCGCACAGGTTCCATCAAGGCAGGCGGTCTACTTTTTGTCCTGGACCATGTTCGGTGGACACAGCCCATGAGGGATTGCATTGATGGCCTTCTGGTAAAGTACCACGGGCAGAAAGACCTcctcatccaggtggatgcagAGTATGCTGCCCTTGTGCAGGCTGCCTCCAGGGATCCCAATAGCCTTTTACACCCCACCACAAAACAGCATATCTCCCGTTATGTGAAACACCTGGCCAAGATGACAAACACAAGTTCATCCCTGAACACCAGTCCAGAGAAACTCCTGGAAACCCAGCAGCTGTGGCATCACCTTACAGAAGGCAGTGAAACTGTAAGTGTTCCAGTGTTAACCCTCCAACCTGCCCCAGTGAACCCACCCAGTAATAAGCCCCAGGAGTCCCCGCTAACTAAGGGTGAGATTGAAGAAATGGTGAAAGAGCTTgtggagaagcagcagcaaaAGCAACTGCAACAGCAGCCTGCCACAAAGAGGACACGGAACTGTCTTGCTTGTGGGCAGCCAAAGTCACGTTACCTTGGTGATGGCTCCTCCATTCATTTCTTCTATCAGTCTGGGACCGTGAAGTACTTTTACTGCTCGACAAAGGTATACCAGCTGTATGCAGCGGAAGGCCTCACCAATCCTCGAATGCCATTTGCTGACTTTGCTGAATTGCCTTTTTTTAACCGAGAGCTAGAGGCCGTAAAGCAGCGTTCTGCAGAGGCAAGACAGGTAATGGAGGAGCGGGGAAAGAGAAAGGCCTTGGAGCAGCACCCCACTGGTCGCCTCTGTAGGTTCTGTCACAAGCCACTCAAACAAGGTCCAGAGagtccacacacacatactgggTTCCCTGGTGTGGCAGGGAAATATGTCTATTGTCCTGCCAAAGTGTTTTCCCTATATCGGACAGAAGGGATGCCTCACGAGATGACTTGGGGAGAGTTCTGTCAGTCTTCTTTTTATGAGGCTGAAAGGAAGAGATGGGCAGCAGAAAAGGGAAAGTGA
- the LOC137046712 gene encoding uncharacterized protein isoform X2, translated as MKSKVIFPGKIKVCFRKGPTGYLRQDPSDEAKRIKDNPNLQDKSAPQREDKVKENARSVVFMRGGDVSDRQEVMGEFVLQFGKYKGKSFRWLLENDVGYTLFLTKTVEEEERAGQFKPEGPKKESLLSFLEFSRSFQEIEDLKKYLAGRSVAPPVRNEDDNVVGFGVNADRTWREVWESRADGYAAFILQKRCVPGSKMYRLQQYLTQKKTKLQSVSVELAASASHPPEMEDDEELERMMLSISPSKIQGQLNMEEGEESGRMMLPTYSSKLPGSDIVGVPVVKGLIPAAY; from the exons ATGAAGTCGAAAGTGATCTTCCCAGGCAAGATCAAAGTGTGCTTCAGGAAAGGACCAACTGGATATCTGAGACAAGATCCCTCAGATGAAGCCAAGAGGATCAAAGACAACCCCAATCTCCAGGACAAATCAGCCCCTCAAAGGGAAGACAAGGTCAAGGAGAATGCCCGCTCTGTTGTCTTCATGAGAGGAGGAGATGTGTCAGACAGACAGGAGGTGATGGGAGAGTTTGTGCTTCAGTTTGGAAAGTACAAAGGCAAGTCATTCCGGTGGCTGCTAGAGAATGATGTAGGCTATACACTATTCCTGACTAAGACGGttgaggaggaggagagagcCGGACAGTTTAAACCGGAGGGTCCCAAGAAGGAGAGCCTACTTTCATTCCTTGAGTTCAGTAGAAGCTTCCAGGAAATCGAGGACCTCAAAAAGTATTTAGCTGGAAGATCAGTGGCACCACCTGTGAGGAATGAAGATGATAACGTGGTTGGCTTTGGGGTTAATGCAGACAGGACTTGGAGGGAGGTTTGGGAGAGCAGAGCAGATGGATATGCTGCATTCATCCTCCAGAAACGGTGTGTTCCAGGCAGCAAAATGTATCGGCTGCAGCAGTACCTCACTCAGAAAAAGACCAAGCTTCAGAGTGTTTCAGTGGAACTTGCAGCATCTGCCTCTCATCCTCCAG AAATGGAGGATGATGAAGAATTGGAGAGAATGATGCTTTCTATATCCCCATCCAAAATCCAAGGCCAATTGA ACATGGAGGAAGGTGAAGAATCCGGAAGGATGATGCTACCCACATATTCATCGAAACTTCCAG GTTCAGACATTGTTGGAGTCCCAGTGGTCAAAGGTCTTATTCCTGCTGCATACTAA
- the LOC137046712 gene encoding uncharacterized protein isoform X1, with amino-acid sequence MKSKVIFPGKIKVCFRKGPTGYLRQDPSDEAKRIKDNPNLQDKSAPQREDKVKENARSVVFMRGGDVSDRQEVMGEFVLQFGKYKGKSFRWLLENDVGYTLFLTKTVEEEERAGQFKPEGPKKESLLSFLEFSRSFQEIEDLKKYLAGRSVAPPVRNEDDNVVGFGVNADRTWREVWESRADGYAAFILQKRCVPGSKMYRLQQYLTQKKTKLQSVSVELAASASHPPEMEDDEELERMMLSISPSKIQGQLNMEEGEESGRMMLPTYSSKLPGQLSSDIVGVPVVKGLIPAAY; translated from the exons ATGAAGTCGAAAGTGATCTTCCCAGGCAAGATCAAAGTGTGCTTCAGGAAAGGACCAACTGGATATCTGAGACAAGATCCCTCAGATGAAGCCAAGAGGATCAAAGACAACCCCAATCTCCAGGACAAATCAGCCCCTCAAAGGGAAGACAAGGTCAAGGAGAATGCCCGCTCTGTTGTCTTCATGAGAGGAGGAGATGTGTCAGACAGACAGGAGGTGATGGGAGAGTTTGTGCTTCAGTTTGGAAAGTACAAAGGCAAGTCATTCCGGTGGCTGCTAGAGAATGATGTAGGCTATACACTATTCCTGACTAAGACGGttgaggaggaggagagagcCGGACAGTTTAAACCGGAGGGTCCCAAGAAGGAGAGCCTACTTTCATTCCTTGAGTTCAGTAGAAGCTTCCAGGAAATCGAGGACCTCAAAAAGTATTTAGCTGGAAGATCAGTGGCACCACCTGTGAGGAATGAAGATGATAACGTGGTTGGCTTTGGGGTTAATGCAGACAGGACTTGGAGGGAGGTTTGGGAGAGCAGAGCAGATGGATATGCTGCATTCATCCTCCAGAAACGGTGTGTTCCAGGCAGCAAAATGTATCGGCTGCAGCAGTACCTCACTCAGAAAAAGACCAAGCTTCAGAGTGTTTCAGTGGAACTTGCAGCATCTGCCTCTCATCCTCCAG AAATGGAGGATGATGAAGAATTGGAGAGAATGATGCTTTCTATATCCCCATCCAAAATCCAAGGCCAATTGA ACATGGAGGAAGGTGAAGAATCCGGAAGGATGATGCTACCCACATATTCATCGAAACTTCCAGGTCAACTGA GTTCAGACATTGTTGGAGTCCCAGTGGTCAAAGGTCTTATTCCTGCTGCATACTAA